From Etheostoma cragini isolate CJK2018 chromosome 17, CSU_Ecrag_1.0, whole genome shotgun sequence, one genomic window encodes:
- the eloal gene encoding elongin A, like: MASSSDVVKKVKRFKFQLTDTAESATVVKILQKLKDLDITLDVLSETGIGKTVNSLRRHEQAGELAKSLVRGWKRLVPKESTSYNQDASESVSVKDKQDKQNLPNNGSSTMDDSNNNGSASHGKSNSTDEFLFKTGSGRAYSEKRFEEQKKHKYQNDKQEKSQQENQDICKNVSKKNIEMDQEDQRNSSFISMKKKGDESNRKLGDTDTFLGNKNSGDSHQKSCSFSMKQLKNSSDNGRIGSVRESNRKLKESLKEGKESPLYKSGDKHSKMLKRANVKDNQSSEISRSPEPQNKKSKRTTKEKHVTIKSKQESEKNKKAKLKHKDKRGGSQGSPEEPSLSFESCLNYDFNVFKRKEKSGAKKPPKTIKTVKEEVTKYPDIKPFRSPVMSTNVTSPTQKFKEAVLELIPFTIPLPAVLPECEKPFSVEYFERKVEKEPDFCDVSEESAVFTGQRLNKKMQVYSGAKTVFLPTMMSLHQQCIRTLQNNINLLYETGGVPFEILEPVLERCTPEQLLRIEEYNPIYIGETDHLWGKHCQRDFKDSKLQEYESWKEMYVRLSEERERKLKRLTKTIVSAHSSKPKGRQVKMAFIHTVAKPPRDVRIQQEIHGTAVQQPPLRCSVKVQDNRPRQSCNEPSRSSSTSSGTTNTQDPRKKTRVAPMMAKSLKAFKKQLGRR; encoded by the exons ATGGCCAGCAGCTCTGATGTGGTGAAGAAAGTCAAGCGGTTCAAATTTCAGCTGACGGACACAGCAGAGTCTGCTACG GTTGTGAAGATTTTGCAGAAACTCAAGGATCTAGATATCACATTAGACGTTCTTTCT GAAACTGGAATTGGCAAAACGGTTAACTCCTTGCGCAGACATGAACAGGCTGGAGAATTGGCCAAGTCACTAGTTAGGGGTTGGAAGAGATTGGTCCCTAAGGAATCCACAAG CTACAATCAGGATGCATCAGAGAGTGTGTCTGTTAAAGACAAACAGGATAAACAAAACTTGCCAAATAATGGAAGTTCGACCATGGACGATTCAAACAACAACGGCTCAGCGTCTCACGGAAAGAGCAATTCTACAGACGAGTTCCTCTTCAAAACCGGGAGTGGCAGAGCCTATTCAGAGAAACGATttgaagaacagaaaaaacacaagtaccaGAAcgacaaacaagaaaaaagtcaACAAGAAAACCAGGATATCTGTAAGAATGTCTcgaaaaagaacattgaaatggACCAAGAGGATCAAAGGAACAGCTCATTTATCTCCATGAAGAAGAAAGGTGACGAGAGTAACAGAAAATTAGGAGACACAGATACTTTTCTTGGAAACAAAAACTCAGGGGACTCTCATCAGAAATCCTGCTCTTTTTCTATGAAACAATTGAAAAACAGCTCTGATAATGGAAGAATTGGGTCGGTAAGAGAGTCAAATAGGAAACTAAAAGAATCATTAAAAGAAGGCAAAGAATCTCCTTTGTATAAATCTGGTGACAAACACTCAAAAATGTTGAAGCGGGCCAATGTCAAAGATAACCAATCTTCAGAAATATCGAGGAGCCCAGAgccccaaaacaaaaaaagtaaaagaacaacTAAAGAGAAGCATGTCACTATAAAATCCAAACAAgagtctgaaaaaaataaaaaggccaaaTTAAAGCACAAAGACAAGCGAGGTGGATCCCAGGGGAGCCCAGAGGAGCCCTCCTTGTCTTTTGAATCGTGCTTGAACTACGACTTTAACGTTtttaagagaaaagaaaaatcaggaGCGAAGAAACCTCCCAAAACAATCAAGACTGTAAAAGAAGAAGTAACAAAGTATCCTGACATTAAACCTTTCAGGTCTCCTGTGATGTCTACAAACGTTACCTCTCCAACA CAGAAGTTTAAGGAGGCGGTATTGGAACTGATTCCGTTTACTATTCCTTTACCTGCTGTTCTGCCTGAATGTGAAAAGCCATTCAGTGTTGAGTACTTTGAGAGGAAAG TTGAGAAGGAGCCCGATTTCTGTGACGTCTCTGAGGAGTCGGCAGTGTTCACTGGTCAACGACTTAACAAAAAGATGCAAGTGTACTCCGGTGCCAAGACCGTCTTCCTCCCAACCATGATGAGCCTTCACCAGCAGTGTATCCGCACACTCCAGAATAATATTAACT TGCTTTATGAAACTGGCGGAGTCCCTTTTGAAATCCTCGAGCCGGTGCTGGAGAGATGTACACCGGAGCAGCTGCTACGCATTGAAGAATACAACCCA ATTTACATTGGAGAGACGGACCACCTATGGGGAAAACATTGTCAGAGGGACTTCAAAGACTCCAAACTTCAGGAGTATGAATCCTGGAAAGAGATGTACGTCAGGCTGTCtgaggagagggaaaggaaaCTCAAAAGACTGACAAAAACCATCGTCTCGGCACATTCAAGCAAACCCAAAG gtcGGCAGGTGAAGATGGCCTTTATCCACACTGTTGCCAAGCCACCGAGGGATGTGCGAATTCAGCAGGAAATTCATGGAACTGCTGTACAGCAGCCTCCACTCAGGTGCAG CGTCAAGGTTCAGGACAACAGACCAAGACAGAGTTGCAATGAGCCCAGCAGATCCAGCAGCACCAGTTCAGGGACAACCAATACACAAGACCCTCGCAAAAAAACAA GAGTTGCTCCAATGATGGCAAAGTCCTTAAAGGCATTTAAGAAACAGCTGGGACGCAGATAG